Proteins from a single region of Streptomyces glaucescens:
- a CDS encoding MFS transporter has product MSTTPPPKAPAGATRSGTGERPSDDGPLGWLRALGPRGRRAFAGAFGGYALDSYDYFTLPLSMVALAAYFGLDSGQTGLFTTVTLVVSAVGGALAGVLADRIGRVKALMITVITYAVFTVACGFAPTYETLLVFRALQGLGFGGEWAVGAILVAEYASARHRGRTLGAVQSSWAVGWALAAIVYTLVFSFVDDDLAWRVMFWTGALPALLVVWMRRRVQDAPQAVAVREHGAARNSFTAVLKPGLLRTTVFAILLSTGVQGGYYTLATWVPTYLKTERDLSVVGTGGYLVFLISGAFLGYLTGGHLTDRLGRRRNIWLFALLSSLCILAYANIPSGANSLLLVLGFPLGFCMSAIFSGFGSFLSELYPTAVRGTGQGLTYNTGRAVGAVFPTAVGFLADSWGVGGALVFGAIGYGVAALALLGLPETRGRELT; this is encoded by the coding sequence ATGAGCACGACCCCTCCCCCGAAGGCGCCGGCCGGCGCCACCCGCTCCGGAACAGGTGAACGCCCGTCCGACGATGGGCCGTTGGGCTGGCTGCGCGCGCTCGGACCGCGCGGGCGGCGTGCCTTCGCCGGCGCGTTCGGCGGCTATGCCCTGGACTCGTACGACTACTTCACGCTGCCGCTGAGCATGGTCGCCCTGGCCGCGTACTTCGGCCTGGACAGCGGGCAGACCGGCCTGTTCACCACGGTGACGCTGGTCGTCTCGGCCGTCGGCGGCGCGCTCGCGGGCGTGCTGGCGGACCGCATCGGCCGGGTGAAGGCACTGATGATCACCGTGATCACCTACGCCGTGTTCACGGTGGCCTGCGGCTTCGCGCCCACCTACGAGACGCTGCTCGTCTTCCGCGCCCTGCAGGGCCTCGGCTTCGGCGGCGAGTGGGCGGTGGGCGCCATCCTGGTCGCCGAGTACGCGAGCGCCAGGCACCGGGGCCGCACCCTCGGGGCCGTCCAGAGCTCCTGGGCCGTCGGCTGGGCGCTGGCCGCGATCGTCTACACGCTGGTGTTCTCCTTCGTCGACGACGACCTGGCCTGGCGGGTGATGTTCTGGACCGGGGCGCTGCCCGCGCTGCTGGTGGTGTGGATGCGGCGACGGGTGCAGGACGCGCCCCAGGCCGTCGCCGTACGCGAACACGGCGCCGCCCGGAACTCCTTCACCGCCGTCCTCAAGCCCGGCCTGCTGCGCACCACGGTCTTCGCGATCCTGCTGTCCACCGGCGTCCAGGGCGGCTACTACACCCTCGCCACCTGGGTGCCGACGTACCTGAAGACGGAGCGGGACCTCTCGGTCGTCGGCACCGGCGGCTACCTCGTCTTCCTGATCTCCGGCGCCTTCCTCGGCTATCTGACGGGCGGTCACCTCACCGACCGGCTGGGCCGACGGCGCAACATCTGGCTGTTCGCGCTGCTGTCGTCGCTCTGCATCCTGGCGTACGCGAACATCCCCAGCGGCGCCAACTCGCTTCTGCTGGTGCTCGGTTTCCCGCTCGGGTTCTGCATGTCGGCCATCTTCAGCGGCTTCGGCTCCTTCCTGAGCGAGCTGTACCCGACCGCCGTGCGCGGCACCGGGCAGGGCCTCACGTACAACACCGGTCGCGCGGTGGGCGCGGTCTTCCCCACCGCGGTGGGCTTCCTCGCCGACAGCTGGGGCGTGGGGGGCGCGCTGGTCTTCGGCGCGATCGGCTACGGCGTCGCCGCGCTCGCCCTGCTCGGGCTGCCCGAGACCCGCGGAAGGGAGCTGACGTGA
- a CDS encoding LamB/YcsF family protein yields MTAIDLNADLGEGFGRWRLTDDEQLLSVVTSANVACGFHAGDAVTMRRVCELAAERGVTIGAQVSYRDLAGFGRRAMDVPPDELAAEVAYQIGALEVFARAAGSRVAYVKPHGALYNRVVHDERQARAVVDGVLLADAALPVLGLPGSRLLELAARAGLPAVTEAFADRAYTEAGTLVPRGEEGAVLTDPDAVVERSVSLARSGTLTTRSGGTIRVRARSLCVHGDTAGAVELARRVRARLESAGVRVEAFA; encoded by the coding sequence ATGACCGCGATCGATCTGAACGCCGACCTCGGCGAGGGCTTCGGCCGCTGGCGGCTCACCGACGACGAACAGCTGCTGTCCGTCGTCACGAGCGCCAACGTGGCCTGCGGCTTCCACGCGGGGGACGCGGTCACCATGCGCCGGGTGTGCGAGCTGGCGGCCGAGCGCGGGGTGACGATCGGCGCCCAGGTCTCCTACCGGGACCTCGCCGGCTTCGGGCGGCGCGCCATGGACGTGCCGCCCGACGAGCTGGCGGCCGAGGTGGCCTACCAGATCGGCGCCCTGGAGGTGTTCGCCCGGGCGGCGGGCTCCCGGGTGGCCTACGTCAAGCCGCACGGCGCCCTGTACAACCGCGTGGTCCACGACGAGCGGCAGGCCCGCGCGGTGGTCGACGGGGTGCTGCTGGCGGACGCCGCACTGCCCGTGCTGGGCCTGCCCGGCTCCCGGCTGCTCGAACTGGCCGCCCGGGCGGGGCTGCCTGCGGTCACGGAGGCGTTCGCCGACCGCGCGTACACCGAGGCGGGCACGCTGGTGCCGCGCGGGGAGGAAGGTGCCGTGCTGACCGACCCGGACGCCGTCGTGGAGCGGTCGGTGAGCCTCGCCCGGTCCGGGACGCTCACCACCCGGTCCGGCGGGACGATCCGGGTCCGCGCACGGTCCCTGTGCGTCCACGGGGACACCGCCGGCGCGGTGGAGCTGGCCCGCCGGGTACGCGCCCGGCTGGAGTCGGCGGGCGTGCGGGTGGAGGCCTTCGCATGA
- a CDS encoding 5-oxoprolinase subunit B family protein: MRVLPVGDTALLVEVASGEEAQALHAELVRRRAEGSLTVREIVPAARTVLLDGLANPGGVAAGLRAAEVPPAPPQPETVVRIPVRYDGPDLADVAAHWGVSPHDVARIHAGTEFRVAFCGFAPGFGYLTGLPPRYHVPRRATPRTAVPAGAVALAGPYTGVYPRSSPGGWQLIGRTDAVLWDHTRVPAALLAPGTRVRFVPRAEVPAP, from the coding sequence ATGAGGGTGCTGCCCGTCGGGGACACGGCGCTGCTCGTCGAGGTGGCGTCCGGCGAGGAGGCGCAGGCGCTCCACGCCGAGCTGGTGCGCCGCCGCGCGGAGGGCTCGCTGACGGTGCGCGAGATCGTGCCCGCCGCGCGGACGGTCCTGCTCGACGGCCTGGCCAACCCCGGCGGGGTCGCCGCCGGCCTGAGGGCCGCCGAGGTACCGCCCGCCCCGCCGCAGCCCGAAACGGTCGTGCGCATCCCGGTGCGCTACGACGGCCCCGACCTTGCGGACGTCGCCGCGCACTGGGGCGTGTCCCCCCACGACGTCGCCCGCATCCACGCGGGGACCGAGTTCCGGGTCGCCTTCTGCGGTTTCGCCCCCGGTTTCGGCTACCTCACCGGACTCCCGCCGCGCTACCACGTCCCGCGCCGCGCCACGCCGCGCACCGCGGTGCCGGCCGGGGCGGTCGCGCTGGCGGGGCCGTACACCGGTGTCTACCCGAGGTCGTCGCCCGGCGGCTGGCAGCTGATCGGCCGCACGGACGCGGTGCTGTGGGACCACACGCGCGTACCGGCCGCGCTGCTGGCGCCGGGCACGCGGGTGCGGTTCGTCCCGCGGGCGGAGGTGCCCGCGCCATGA
- a CDS encoding biotin-dependent carboxyltransferase family protein: MTDRALAVVRAGALTTVQDLGRPGHAHLGVPRSGALDAPAAALVNRLVGNRPGAAVLETTLTGCAVRPRSDVTVAVGGAPCAVTVDGRPAAWGAPVRVPAGALLEAGPARAGVRSYLGVCGGIAVEPVLGSRSTDLLSGLGPVPLTDGAVLPLGTPGGPPARVDAAPQPAPPAELVLRVTPGPRDDWFTGRALREFTSRTYRVSAASNRIGLRTEGPALERARSGELPSEGMVLGAVQVPPDGRPVVFLADHPTTGGYPVIAVVRSADLPAAAQAVPGTPVRFVAVRRR, encoded by the coding sequence ATGACCGACCGGGCTCTCGCCGTCGTCCGCGCCGGGGCGCTGACCACCGTCCAGGACCTCGGCCGGCCCGGCCACGCCCACCTGGGCGTGCCGCGCTCCGGGGCGCTGGACGCCCCCGCTGCGGCGCTCGTCAACCGGCTGGTCGGCAACCGGCCCGGGGCTGCGGTCCTGGAGACCACCCTCACGGGCTGCGCCGTACGTCCCCGGTCCGACGTCACCGTGGCCGTCGGCGGCGCGCCCTGCGCGGTGACCGTGGACGGCCGGCCGGCCGCCTGGGGCGCGCCGGTGCGGGTGCCCGCCGGGGCGCTCCTGGAGGCGGGACCCGCGCGCGCGGGCGTACGCAGTTATCTCGGCGTCTGCGGGGGGATCGCCGTCGAGCCGGTGCTCGGCAGCCGTTCCACGGATCTGCTCTCCGGCCTGGGTCCCGTGCCGCTCACGGACGGCGCGGTGCTGCCGCTGGGCACGCCGGGCGGGCCCCCCGCGCGCGTGGACGCCGCCCCCCAGCCCGCACCGCCGGCCGAGCTGGTGCTGCGCGTGACGCCGGGCCCCCGGGACGACTGGTTCACCGGGCGGGCCCTGCGTGAGTTCACGTCGCGCACCTACCGGGTGTCCGCGGCGAGCAACCGCATCGGGCTGCGCACGGAGGGCCCCGCCCTGGAGCGGGCCCGGAGCGGGGAACTGCCCAGCGAGGGCATGGTGCTGGGCGCGGTGCAGGTGCCGCCGGACGGCCGCCCGGTGGTCTTCCTCGCCGATCATCCGACCACCGGCGGCTACCCGGTGATCGCGGTCGTCCGCTCCGCCGACCTCCCGGCGGCCGCCCAGGCGGTCCCCGGTACACCGGTCCGGTTCGTGGCGGTACGCCGCCGCTGA
- a CDS encoding HEAT repeat domain-containing protein, whose translation MFDPVIAPSGTLLGLLQRGRGDGTLHALTAPRDEALTALNHCVLRDPRNDWQVENRSLYYARLYLDLNGGLDAIEAHLFDPEDILDTDEARTGLALAVLGHLASYGRRDALELLRRYAAHGTNWAWALDELALRDDDAGLRGLAAHVLSRFPAGAEGDAELAAVVRDSFEPRPWRLWAEDPREWIATRVRAAQETGCFDRWQRQMRPSGPRPGWSVRAVFEWAQQGLDRGAALHVPAARCLTAVAGPEDRPEIVQAARDGSDGARCTALRYLADAGDPDALDLIEAAVGTGSPAVVEAALDAFERMSGIAAVDRARGWARRPDPLGAAAGRVLACRGGAQDSELVLGALREAVRGEGPDAPTLWTLVDGAGRLGIACAAPVLRHVYRETASSHLRGRTARALAATDPSFPTGFAVECLWDCEESTRELAARHAETGDTRVVEQLRRLAADPAEEAEVQTAVRSRIGPDASAV comes from the coding sequence ATGTTCGATCCGGTCATAGCGCCCAGCGGTACGCTGCTCGGCCTGCTCCAGCGGGGCCGCGGCGACGGTACGCTCCACGCGCTCACCGCCCCCCGTGACGAGGCCCTGACGGCCCTGAACCACTGCGTGCTGCGCGACCCCCGCAACGACTGGCAGGTGGAGAACCGCTCCCTTTACTACGCCCGCCTCTACCTCGACCTGAACGGCGGGCTGGACGCCATCGAGGCGCACCTCTTCGACCCCGAGGACATCCTCGACACCGACGAGGCGCGCACCGGGCTCGCCCTGGCCGTCCTCGGCCACCTCGCCTCCTACGGCAGGCGGGACGCCCTCGAACTGCTGCGCAGGTATGCCGCCCACGGCACCAACTGGGCGTGGGCCCTCGACGAACTCGCCCTGCGCGACGACGACGCCGGGTTGCGCGGTCTCGCCGCCCACGTCCTGTCCCGCTTCCCGGCCGGCGCCGAGGGCGACGCCGAGCTGGCCGCCGTGGTACGGGACTCCTTCGAACCCCGGCCCTGGCGGCTGTGGGCCGAGGATCCGCGCGAATGGATCGCCACGCGTGTGCGTGCCGCCCAGGAGACCGGCTGTTTCGACCGCTGGCAGCGGCAGATGCGGCCCTCCGGACCACGCCCCGGCTGGAGCGTGCGCGCGGTGTTCGAATGGGCCCAGCAGGGCCTCGACCGCGGCGCCGCCCTCCACGTGCCGGCCGCCCGCTGCCTGACCGCCGTCGCGGGACCCGAGGACCGCCCCGAGATCGTCCAGGCCGCCAGGGACGGCTCCGACGGCGCCCGCTGCACCGCCCTGCGCTACCTCGCCGACGCCGGCGACCCCGACGCCCTCGACCTGATCGAGGCCGCCGTCGGCACCGGCTCACCCGCCGTCGTCGAGGCCGCCCTCGACGCCTTCGAGCGCATGAGCGGCATCGCCGCCGTCGACCGGGCACGCGGCTGGGCCCGGCGGCCCGACCCGCTGGGCGCCGCCGCCGGGAGGGTGCTCGCCTGCCGCGGCGGGGCCCAGGACAGCGAACTGGTCCTCGGCGCGCTGCGCGAGGCGGTCCGGGGCGAAGGCCCCGACGCGCCGACCCTGTGGACCCTCGTCGACGGCGCCGGACGGCTCGGCATCGCCTGTGCGGCGCCGGTCCTGCGCCACGTCTACCGGGAGACCGCCTCGTCCCACCTGCGCGGCAGGACCGCCCGCGCGCTCGCCGCCACCGACCCCTCCTTCCCCACCGGATTCGCCGTCGAGTGCCTGTGGGACTGCGAGGAGAGCACCCGCGAACTCGCCGCCCGGCACGCCGAGACCGGGGACACCCGCGTGGTGGAGCAACTGCGCCGGCTCGCCGCCGACCCGGCCGAGGAGGCCGAGGTGCAGACGGCGGTCCGCAGCCGGATCGGGCCGGACGCCTCCGCCGTGTGA
- a CDS encoding ankyrin repeat domain-containing protein codes for MSEAPDPEVVELATKIFDLARRGQTEALVAYVDAGVPANLTNDRGDSLVMLAAYHGHAETVRALLARGAEADRVNDRGQTPLAGAVFKGEEDVIRALLEGGADPSAGTPSAVDTARMFGKAELLKLFGAD; via the coding sequence ATGAGTGAAGCCCCCGACCCCGAGGTCGTGGAGCTGGCGACGAAGATCTTCGATCTCGCCCGGCGGGGACAGACGGAGGCGCTCGTGGCGTATGTCGACGCGGGTGTTCCGGCCAACCTCACCAATGACCGCGGCGACTCCCTGGTGATGCTCGCCGCCTACCACGGCCACGCGGAGACCGTACGGGCGCTGCTCGCCCGTGGCGCCGAGGCGGACCGCGTCAACGACCGTGGCCAGACCCCGCTCGCGGGCGCGGTCTTCAAGGGTGAGGAAGACGTCATCCGCGCGTTGCTGGAGGGCGGAGCCGACCCTTCCGCCGGGACTCCGTCAGCGGTCGACACCGCCCGGATGTTCGGCAAGGCCGAGCTGCTGAAGCTGTTCGGCGCGGATTGA
- a CDS encoding membrane protein, translated as MARRPLPRILSTGSAQIARSRELARTAADSATDVLHPLITITRGLRRLAAAGRRKWTDTPKDKRGPLLFLVASVILVVALVPYGPLLAVITLMAAAAWQGRDRAPATSEEPGESHTERLKSLYEALVPYFSTAEDPEPLYAHGGAWDKAFPEFEFDRAGRVSHLAVRYPAYFPDGEPEARARVEHLLSAKSGRGREYHFDWDQEGNELTVTVLAPLPTDIAAQRFVTAPGETVLGFTDPTEVQRTLPLTHGEERRDVPPVVWRTGIRSTEPHLLAVGQPGTGTSTLLRSIALQTLQHGDILVVDGGGTGEYACLTGRDGVLAVECGLAGALAGLEWAAAETERRLIAVNRARQEGNPPPDDTRRPLWLLLDRPTALGHVATEGTEGTEDPLSLLQVPLRHGRAAGVTVVLAEQFDAVDALGDAVRQHTRARVVLGPATPEQLRTVLGAPPHTTPPAHVPPGRGYARLGAGPVLRLQVPATPDPYDDATSDAHRQAVMELLPPRSTPADEEPKEPAEPGPEVAAEQVTETAGEPVAAKAGAAEGS; from the coding sequence GTGGCCCGGCGCCCCCTCCCCCGCATCCTGAGCACAGGCAGCGCGCAGATCGCCCGGAGCCGGGAGCTGGCCCGGACGGCGGCCGACAGCGCCACCGACGTCCTCCACCCGCTGATCACGATCACTCGCGGTCTGCGCCGGCTGGCGGCGGCCGGACGGCGCAAGTGGACCGACACCCCCAAGGACAAGCGCGGGCCGCTGCTGTTCCTGGTGGCCTCGGTGATCCTGGTCGTGGCACTGGTGCCGTACGGCCCGCTGCTCGCCGTCATCACGCTGATGGCGGCGGCAGCCTGGCAGGGCCGGGACCGCGCCCCGGCCACGTCCGAGGAGCCCGGGGAGTCGCACACGGAGCGGCTGAAGTCGCTGTACGAGGCCCTGGTGCCGTACTTCTCGACCGCCGAGGACCCGGAGCCGCTGTACGCGCACGGCGGCGCGTGGGACAAGGCGTTCCCCGAGTTCGAGTTCGACCGCGCGGGCCGGGTCTCCCACCTGGCGGTCCGCTACCCGGCCTACTTCCCGGACGGGGAGCCGGAGGCGCGCGCCCGCGTGGAGCACCTGCTCTCCGCCAAGTCCGGCCGCGGCCGGGAGTACCACTTCGACTGGGACCAGGAGGGCAACGAGCTCACCGTCACCGTCCTGGCCCCGCTGCCCACCGACATCGCCGCCCAGCGCTTCGTCACCGCCCCGGGCGAGACGGTCCTCGGCTTCACCGACCCCACCGAGGTCCAGCGCACGCTCCCCCTCACCCACGGCGAGGAGCGGCGCGACGTCCCGCCGGTCGTCTGGCGCACCGGGATCCGCTCCACCGAGCCGCACCTCCTGGCCGTCGGCCAGCCCGGCACCGGCACCTCCACCCTGCTGCGCTCCATCGCGCTCCAGACCCTCCAGCACGGCGACATCCTGGTCGTCGACGGCGGCGGCACCGGCGAGTACGCCTGCCTGACCGGCCGCGACGGCGTGCTGGCGGTCGAGTGCGGCCTCGCCGGGGCGCTGGCCGGGCTGGAGTGGGCGGCGGCCGAGACCGAGCGCCGGCTGATCGCCGTCAACCGCGCCCGGCAGGAGGGCAACCCGCCGCCGGACGACACCAGGCGGCCCCTGTGGCTGCTGCTGGACCGGCCGACCGCGCTCGGGCACGTGGCCACCGAGGGCACCGAGGGCACCGAGGACCCCTTGTCCCTGCTCCAGGTGCCGCTGCGGCACGGGCGCGCGGCGGGCGTCACCGTGGTCCTCGCCGAGCAGTTCGACGCCGTGGACGCCCTCGGTGACGCGGTGCGGCAGCACACGCGCGCGCGGGTCGTGCTCGGCCCGGCCACCCCCGAGCAGCTCCGGACGGTATTGGGCGCCCCGCCGCACACCACGCCGCCCGCCCACGTCCCGCCGGGCCGCGGCTACGCCCGCCTCGGCGCCGGGCCGGTGCTGCGCCTCCAGGTCCCGGCGACGCCCGACCCGTACGACGACGCCACCAGTGACGCGCACCGGCAGGCCGTCATGGAGCTGCTGCCGCCGCGCAGCACCCCGGCGGACGAGGAACCGAAGGAGCCGGCCGAGCCGGGGCCCGAGGTCGCGGCGGAGCAGGTCACCGAGACGGCCGGGGAGCCGGTGGCCGCGAAGGCGGGCGCGGCGGAGGGTTCCTGA
- a CDS encoding PLP-dependent aminotransferase family protein, translating into MAQWTSAVGAAQLARLLKSQQDRPTGAGSRRPPAYRALADGVRLLVLEGRVPVAARLPAERELALALSVSRTTVAAAYEALRSEGFLESRRGAGSWTAVPAGNPLPARGLEPLPPEALGSMIDLGCAALPAPEPWLTRAVQGALEELPPYAHTHGDYPAGLPALRAMIAERYTTRGIPTMPEQIMVTTGAMGAIDAICHLFAGRGERIAVESPSYANILQLMREAGARLVPVAMAEGLTGWDMDRWRQVLRDAAPRIAYVVADFHNPTGALVGEDQRRRLVEAARSAGTVLVADETMSELWLDEDMEGAMPPPVCAFDPAGSTVITVGSASKAFWAGMRIGWVRAAPDVIRSLVAARAYADLGTPVLEQLAVHWLFSTGGWARAVELRREQARENRDALVAAVRRELPEWEFEVPRGGLTLWVRAGGLSGSRLAEAGERVGVRVPSGPRFGVDGAFEGYVRLPFTVGGAVAEEAAVRLAAAARLVESGGTAGAEAARVFVA; encoded by the coding sequence ATGGCGCAGTGGACCTCGGCGGTGGGGGCAGCGCAGCTCGCCCGGCTGCTCAAGTCCCAGCAGGACCGCCCGACGGGCGCCGGCAGCCGCCGTCCCCCCGCCTACCGGGCGCTCGCCGACGGCGTGCGGCTGCTGGTCCTGGAAGGGCGGGTCCCGGTGGCCGCCCGGCTGCCCGCCGAGCGCGAGCTGGCCCTGGCGCTGTCCGTGAGCCGTACGACCGTGGCGGCGGCGTACGAGGCGCTGCGCAGCGAGGGCTTCCTGGAGTCCCGGCGCGGCGCGGGGAGCTGGACGGCCGTGCCGGCCGGGAACCCGCTGCCCGCGCGGGGGCTGGAACCGCTGCCGCCCGAGGCGCTGGGCTCGATGATCGACCTGGGCTGCGCGGCGCTGCCCGCGCCCGAACCGTGGCTCACGCGCGCGGTGCAGGGCGCCCTCGAGGAGCTGCCGCCGTACGCGCACACGCACGGCGACTATCCGGCCGGGCTGCCCGCGCTGCGCGCGATGATCGCCGAGCGCTACACCACGCGGGGCATCCCCACCATGCCCGAGCAGATCATGGTGACGACCGGCGCGATGGGCGCCATCGACGCGATCTGCCACCTCTTCGCGGGCCGGGGCGAGCGGATCGCCGTCGAGTCGCCGTCGTACGCCAACATCCTCCAGCTGATGCGCGAGGCCGGTGCCCGGCTGGTGCCCGTCGCCATGGCCGAGGGACTGACCGGCTGGGACATGGACCGCTGGCGCCAGGTGCTGCGGGACGCCGCGCCGCGCATCGCCTACGTCGTCGCCGACTTCCACAACCCGACCGGCGCGCTCGTCGGCGAGGACCAGCGGCGGCGGCTGGTGGAGGCGGCCCGGTCCGCGGGCACCGTGCTGGTCGCCGACGAGACGATGAGCGAGCTGTGGCTCGACGAGGACATGGAGGGGGCGATGCCCCCGCCCGTGTGCGCCTTCGACCCCGCCGGCTCCACGGTGATCACCGTGGGATCGGCCAGCAAGGCGTTCTGGGCCGGGATGCGCATCGGCTGGGTGCGCGCGGCCCCGGACGTCATCCGCAGCCTGGTCGCCGCCCGCGCCTACGCCGACCTGGGCACACCGGTGCTGGAGCAGTTGGCCGTGCACTGGCTGTTCAGCACGGGTGGCTGGGCGCGGGCCGTGGAGCTGCGCCGGGAGCAGGCCCGGGAGAACCGGGACGCGCTGGTGGCCGCGGTGCGGCGGGAGCTGCCGGAGTGGGAGTTCGAGGTGCCCCGGGGCGGGCTGACCCTGTGGGTGCGCGCCGGCGGGCTGTCCGGCTCGCGGCTGGCCGAGGCGGGGGAGCGGGTCGGCGTGCGGGTGCCGTCCGGGCCGCGCTTCGGGGTCGACGGGGCGTTCGAGGGGTATGTGCGGCTGCCCTTCACGGTCGGCGGCGCGGTGGCCGAGGAGGCCGCCGTACGGCTGGCCGCGGCGGCCCGGCTGGTGGAGAGCGGCGGGACCGCCGGGGCGGAGGCGGCACGGGTGTTCGTGGCGTGA
- a CDS encoding YczE/YyaS/YitT family protein: protein MSAQGHLPRRLTQLYAGLALYGASSALLVEAGLGLEPWNVLHQGLAERTGLTIGVVSVIVGAVVLLLWIPLRQRPGLGTVSNVFVVGAAMDGTLALLPAAQTLAVRIPLLLAGVLLNGAATGLYIAARFGPGPRDGLMTGLHRRTGRSIRLMRTAVEVAVVVTGFALGGTIGVGTLLYAVSIGPLAQLFLRVFALPPASDGSTVVAAGQPRRAILRR, encoded by the coding sequence TTGTCCGCACAGGGGCATCTTCCACGCCGGCTGACCCAGCTCTACGCCGGGCTCGCGCTGTACGGCGCCAGTTCCGCGCTCCTCGTGGAGGCGGGCCTCGGCCTCGAGCCGTGGAACGTCCTCCACCAGGGCCTGGCGGAGCGCACCGGTCTGACGATCGGCGTGGTCTCGGTCATCGTGGGCGCGGTGGTCCTGCTGCTGTGGATACCGCTGCGCCAGCGCCCCGGTCTGGGCACGGTCTCGAACGTGTTCGTGGTCGGTGCCGCCATGGACGGCACGCTCGCGCTCCTCCCGGCGGCCCAGACCCTGGCCGTCCGGATCCCCCTGCTGCTGGCCGGCGTCCTGCTGAACGGCGCCGCCACCGGCCTGTACATCGCCGCGCGATTCGGGCCCGGGCCGCGTGACGGGCTGATGACCGGGCTGCACCGGCGCACCGGCCGTTCGATCCGGCTGATGCGGACGGCCGTCGAGGTGGCGGTCGTCGTCACCGGTTTCGCGCTGGGCGGCACCATCGGCGTCGGCACGCTGCTGTACGCGGTCTCGATCGGTCCGCTCGCCCAGCTCTTCCTGCGGGTGTTCGCCCTCCCGCCGGCATCCGACGGCAGCACGGTGGTCGCCGCCGGGCAACCGCGGCGGGCGATACTGCGTCGGTGA
- a CDS encoding glycerophosphodiester phosphodiesterase, translating into MTARIRHPYLDHPGPIPFAHRGGAADGVENTVCQFRRAVEAGYRYIETDVHTTRDGRLVAFHDETLDRVTDGAGRIADLPWAEVRHARVGGREPVPLFEELLETFPEVRWNVDLKAESALRPFLGLVARTGAWDRICVGSFSEARVVRAQRLAGERLATSYGTRGVLNLRLRSWGVPVPVRRSAVAAQVPESRSGIPVVDHRFVRAAHARGLRVHVWTVNEPERMHRLLDLGVDGIMTDHIDTLRKVMEDRGVWA; encoded by the coding sequence GTGACCGCGCGCATACGCCATCCCTACCTCGACCATCCCGGCCCCATCCCCTTCGCCCACCGGGGCGGGGCGGCCGACGGGGTGGAGAACACCGTGTGCCAGTTCCGGCGGGCCGTCGAGGCGGGCTACCGGTACATCGAGACCGATGTGCACACCACGCGCGACGGCCGGCTCGTGGCCTTCCACGACGAGACGCTGGACCGGGTGACCGACGGCGCGGGCCGGATCGCGGACCTGCCCTGGGCCGAGGTGCGCCACGCGCGCGTGGGCGGCCGGGAACCGGTGCCGCTGTTCGAAGAACTGCTGGAGACCTTCCCCGAGGTGCGCTGGAACGTCGACCTCAAGGCGGAGTCCGCGCTCCGCCCGTTCCTCGGCCTGGTCGCCCGGACCGGCGCCTGGGACCGGATCTGCGTCGGCTCCTTCTCGGAGGCCCGCGTGGTGCGCGCCCAGCGCCTGGCCGGAGAACGCCTCGCGACGTCGTACGGCACCCGCGGGGTGCTGAACCTGCGGCTGCGCTCCTGGGGCGTGCCGGTCCCGGTACGCCGCTCGGCCGTCGCGGCCCAGGTGCCCGAGTCCCGGTCCGGCATCCCGGTCGTGGACCACCGCTTCGTGCGCGCGGCCCACGCGCGCGGGCTGCGGGTGCACGTGTGGACGGTCAACGAACCGGAACGGATGCACCGGCTCCTGGATCTGGGAGTCGATGGCATCATGACCGATCACATCGACACACTGCGCAAGGTCATGGAGGACCGGGGCGTCTGGGCCTGA